TATGCCCTTTATCCAGATCCGCGTCCGACTCAGAATAGATATCTTTACCCGCGTGCTGCCCTGTACTGCCGTTTATCACGCCATCATCATAATAGTCATCATTTCCCAACCAATCCGAATCCTTCATCTTATTACTTGTCTTCTCATTAACAGAAATAAACCAGGCCATATTCAATTTTACCCTGTCCTGCCGGTGATTTTGAGGGTTTTTTTGAACTGCATTCAACTCAGCGCCTAACAAAAAATTATTTATCGGCCACTCTAACTCACACTCGACATGCCCTCCGGTGTCCCATGGATTATCAAAAGTAATATGATACGTATTGTGCCCTTTGACAAAACCTATTGGCAGGAAACCTATGGTCAAGAATGTGTCCTCTCCGAGCAGATCCCTATAGATGCTTTTTTTCTCCGGTCCCTCATTTGCCAGGGCAGCCGTAGTTAAGCAAAAAACAAAAACAATAACAATAATGGGCAATTTTTTCATGTTCTTGCTCCTTTCTCAAGCCTCAAGTTCTTTCACCACTATTTCCGAAATCAGCTTGGCATCTGATCTGCCCCTGGTTTTTTCTAAAACCAGCTTCATTACCTTACCCATATCAGGCCTGCCTTGAGCATTTGTCTCGACTATGGCTTGTTTAACAATAGCTGTAATTTCCTGGTCAGAGAGCTGTTTGGGAAGATAAGACTGTAGAACCTTCAATTCCTGCCTTTCCTTGTCTGCCAGGTCTTCCCTCTGTCCTTTGGAAAAACTTTCAATCGAATCTTTATGCTGTTTTATCTGCCGGGCTATTATCTGAAATACATCGGCATCTTCAAGTAAACTGGCTTTCTTTTGGATCATCACATTCTTAATCGCGGCCTTCAACATCCTAAGGGTAGTTAATTTGATAGAATCTTTATTTCTCATCGCTTCTTTTATGTCATTATCGATTCTTTTCCCGATCACCTTAATCCTCCTATTCTGCCATTCAGCTTAATCAAGTCCGAATATTGGCGTAAAAAACAGGTAATATATCAAGAATCCCAGCGTTAAAACAATGGTTGAGTACCTGCATAACTGCATTCCAAAATCTTTATTTTCTTTTTCTCTCCTTGATAAAAATATTATCCCGACTATTAACATTATATGCGGGATCGCTGCGCAGCCAATATAATACGGCCATTTCTTTTTCATTTTCTCAGCCCTCTTTAATTATTCTTTATCTTCTTAAGAAATTGTTGAACTGGAAGTGTATTCAATATGTCTTCTTTTCCTAACCAACCCCTGCGGGCTACACTGACGCCAAAAAACATATTTCTTAGCTGGCTGATAGTGTGAGCATCCGTAGCAATAATCAAGGTTACGCCTTTTCTGTTTGCATTGCGGCAATTTCTGTCATTCAAATCCAACCTGGCCGGAAATGCGTTTATTTCCAAAGCAGTATTAGTATCCCGCGCGGCTTCAAAAATTTTCTCAAGATCTATTTCGTACGGATCCCTCACCTCCATAAGCCTCCCGGTTGGATGAGCTATCAAATGAACATATTTATTATCCATAGCCTTTATTATTCTATCAGTAATTTCTTTTTTGCTCTGCTTAAATCCGGTATGAACAGCAGCCACCACAAAGTCCAGTTGTTTCAGAACCTCGTCTTTATAATCTAACGAACCATCTATTAGGATATCAACTTCTGCGCCGGCTAATATCCTGATTTTTTTCGATTTCTTGTTGAAATTTTTTATCTCCTCTGTTTTTTTTAACAACCTTTTAACGGACAACCCTCCGGCTA
This genomic window from Candidatus Omnitrophota bacterium contains:
- a CDS encoding GatB/YqeY domain-containing protein; amino-acid sequence: MIGKRIDNDIKEAMRNKDSIKLTTLRMLKAAIKNVMIQKKASLLEDADVFQIIARQIKQHKDSIESFSKGQREDLADKERQELKVLQSYLPKQLSDQEITAIVKQAIVETNAQGRPDMGKVMKLVLEKTRGRSDAKLISEIVVKELEA